In a single window of the Ignavibacteria bacterium genome:
- a CDS encoding T9SS type A sorting domain-containing protein translates to MLTTYFKFTLLLVLVTFTLFAQNPVLNEHAVKFENSTTISLVGENGLIMRSTDNGVSWTEQSTNISSVLFGASISNGVSLASGENGIIMRSVDNGTTWEPILPGTIENLNDIEIQNTNAVVCGNNGVIYYSVDAGETWTVAVSNTTQDLYDVTFINSTVGFVTGDYGTLLKTEDGGQHWTTLNLGFTFNKFNSVEAIDADNLIVVGDQGSIFLSNDGGISWFGPSMLMYDVDFNDVVFFNSTNGIIVGDNSLILQTTDGGYSWNEASKGFSGDNYDLNSVSFYDANNGITVGGDGIEAYTTNGGATWDDISPSFNIVFGSKSQNLILKQNYPNPFNPSTNISYELPYDANVTLKVYDAAGREVANLVSSYQTTGNHTVRFDASGLSSGVYFYKLFVLKGTSSITKVNKMILTK, encoded by the coding sequence ATGTTGACCACTTACTTCAAATTCACATTACTTTTAGTTTTAGTAACATTTACATTATTTGCTCAAAATCCGGTTTTAAATGAACATGCTGTAAAATTTGAAAATTCTACTACAATTTCTCTAGTAGGAGAAAACGGATTGATCATGAGGTCCACAGATAATGGAGTTTCATGGACAGAGCAATCAACAAATATTTCATCAGTACTGTTTGGTGCATCGATCAGTAATGGCGTTTCTTTGGCTTCCGGTGAAAACGGTATAATTATGAGATCAGTAGATAATGGAACCACATGGGAACCAATATTACCCGGAACTATTGAAAACCTGAATGATATTGAAATTCAAAATACAAACGCAGTAGTATGCGGCAATAACGGAGTTATTTATTATTCCGTAGATGCAGGCGAAACATGGACAGTAGCTGTATCCAATACAACCCAGGATCTTTATGATGTTACATTTATTAATTCTACTGTTGGGTTTGTAACAGGAGATTACGGAACATTATTAAAAACTGAAGATGGCGGACAGCATTGGACAACTTTAAATCTTGGTTTTACATTTAACAAGTTTAATTCTGTTGAAGCAATTGATGCAGATAATTTAATAGTTGTTGGCGACCAGGGTTCAATATTCTTAAGTAATGACGGCGGAATCAGCTGGTTTGGACCAAGTATGCTAATGTATGACGTTGATTTTAACGATGTAGTGTTTTTTAATTCAACTAACGGAATAATTGTTGGTGATAACAGCCTTATTTTACAGACTACTGACGGCGGTTATTCATGGAATGAAGCTTCCAAAGGTTTTTCTGGTGATAACTATGATCTGAACTCAGTCTCGTTTTATGATGCAAACAATGGTATCACAGTTGGCGGAGACGGGATTGAAGCATATACTACTAACGGCGGAGCCACATGGGATGACATTTCCCCTTCATTTAATATTGTATTCGGCAGCAAATCACAAAACCTCATTTTAAAACAGAATTATCCGAATCCGTTCAATCCATCAACTAATATCAGTTATGAGCTGCCTTATGACGCTAATGTAACCCTGAAAGTATATGATGCTGCAGGACGCGAAGTCGCAAATCTGGTTTCATCATATCAGACCACGGGGAATCATACAGTTAGATTTGACGCATCAGGACTTTCAAGCGGAGTGTATTTCTATAAATTATTTGTACTAAAAGGAACAAGCAGCATCACAAAAGTAAATAAAATGATCCTTACGAAATAG
- a CDS encoding T9SS type A sorting domain-containing protein codes for MTKTTKLFSFTLLFLILSNFSFSQTVYTWNGSVNSNFSTAGNWTPFRQIGLVTDILVFENSGTLNVTNVYQVTIGQLIVKNNTNLVLSPATGNAKLVTIKGAEGEDLVVESGSSLKISGNDPALNVYLGTGATGSISGNLSFEGSIAHYINAADAMALKFKQGSNFTQRCPGSIFNTIGVNNAVVFESGSTFKIDNSNAVNPFGVNAPNSKVTFEESSNLVINNIGSLPLAGRNIADLTIEAGTTVNLTESFSSDININNITVKNNANLTIKNTNPSYTPSFRIHGNINAEGTLKFSEFTDSKFRIVFCGTGIQNISGNGAIIIPSNLEKFELNNTISLQRNLAVNCPVKMNRFEIIKNGFEFTYNPEFGNPFNGSKSDPVNTGINGRNTVNTNSNIPSEFSISQNYPNPFNPSTKIDFSLPVDSKVSIKVYDITGREAAVIANSEFQAGFHTVNFNAEGLSSSVYFYTINTGSFTKTVKMILAK; via the coding sequence ATGACAAAAACAACCAAACTCTTTTCTTTCACACTTCTTTTTTTAATTTTATCAAATTTTTCATTTTCACAGACCGTTTATACATGGAACGGTTCCGTTAATTCCAATTTTTCAACAGCAGGAAACTGGACTCCATTTCGCCAGATCGGGCTTGTAACCGATATTCTTGTATTTGAAAATTCAGGAACACTTAACGTAACCAACGTTTACCAGGTAACAATAGGCCAGCTGATTGTAAAGAACAACACCAATCTGGTTCTTTCTCCGGCAACTGGAAATGCAAAATTAGTTACAATTAAAGGAGCTGAAGGCGAAGATCTGGTTGTAGAATCAGGTTCCAGCTTAAAAATTTCAGGTAATGACCCTGCACTTAACGTTTATTTAGGTACCGGTGCAACAGGCTCAATAAGCGGAAATTTGAGCTTTGAAGGTTCAATAGCACATTACATAAATGCTGCTGATGCAATGGCATTAAAATTCAAACAGGGCTCAAATTTCACACAGCGCTGCCCCGGAAGTATTTTTAATACAATAGGCGTAAATAACGCTGTGGTTTTTGAAAGCGGCTCAACATTCAAGATAGATAATTCAAACGCAGTAAATCCTTTCGGCGTAAACGCTCCGAACTCAAAAGTAACATTTGAAGAATCAAGCAACCTGGTTATTAACAATATAGGTTCATTACCGCTTGCAGGCAGAAACATTGCTGATCTTACAATTGAAGCCGGTACAACTGTTAATTTAACTGAATCCTTTAGCTCAGATATTAACATCAACAATATCACTGTTAAAAACAACGCAAATTTAACGATTAAAAATACAAACCCGTCTTATACTCCTTCATTCAGGATACACGGAAATATTAATGCTGAAGGCACATTAAAGTTTTCAGAGTTTACAGACAGCAAGTTCAGAATAGTATTCTGCGGCACAGGCATACAGAACATTTCAGGAAACGGAGCAATTATAATTCCTTCAAATCTTGAAAAATTTGAATTAAACAACACAATTTCTTTACAGAGAAATCTTGCTGTAAACTGCCCGGTTAAAATGAACAGGTTTGAGATCATTAAAAACGGTTTTGAGTTCACTTATAATCCTGAATTCGGCAATCCTTTCAATGGCTCAAAATCTGATCCTGTAAATACAGGTATTAATGGCAGAAATACAGTTAACACAAATTCAAACATTCCTTCAGAATTTTCAATTTCCCAGAATTATCCTAATCCGTTCAATCCTTCAACAAAGATCGATTTCAGCCTGCCGGTTGATTCAAAAGTAAGCATAAAAGTATACGATATCACAGGCAGAGAAGCTGCTGTTATTGCAAATAGTGAATTCCAGGCTGGATTTCACACAGTAAACTTCAATGCTGAAGGACTTTCAAGCAGCGTATATTTTTATACAATAAATACCGGAAGCTTTACAAAAACAGTTAAAATGATACTTGCGAAATAA
- a CDS encoding T9SS type A sorting domain-containing protein: MKKLFSLLAVIALTAIFTQTSFSQLSGTYTIPGSYATISAAVTALNTQGVSGPVVFNVAAGHTETSANITFTNTTPNSTNTVTFQKSGAGANPLITAAAGTSTTLDGIVKFGGTDYVTFDGIDVTDPTTNITTTTKMEWGYAILKASATDASQNIIIRNCVININTHTTIYTNTKGIYTGNHLTTSTTSLTITAASGTISNCQFYSNTINTAYVGIELNGYNAASPYTLYDQNNDIGVAGANTINSFGGSSSTGYGVYAIYQNDLEVENNTIIGGSHGTFLHTSTLYGIFLSTGVNSNADIHNNTVTLTSNSTTSSTYGINNAMGGTGTTNTINITNNTVQNCVWNTVTTGSIYFIYQSSSAYNVNITGNAVDNFTAGNGTTTSTGGIYGIYTFGGNSNAGSQWLLGNNTVTNLSRSQSVAGTGIMYCIYNSSSGRTFKVYNNTINNNTNNSTSSVLAGLYLTATSADSVAIYSNTIHTLTKGTGTTSGALYGIYASQSSPVANTYNNTVYGLSTTPTTSTNATYGYYNNGSGTTTENLVNNSFYNFSSNGTGLVMGALCQTGGSPSKNISNNLIYNITAGTGAAGGQAAGLQVGYVGTASIFNNKIYNLISYNATGLSPATFGMATVTSGTTFNIYNNYIHELKAPNASVALPGTSIIGYMHNFGAANFFYNTIYLDATGTGAVFSSAAVYSNTTYNLDMRNNILINKSTPNGTGISVVHHRSSTTLTSYQTTSDRNNLYAGTPGANNLIYYDGTNSDQTLSAYKTRVSPKDANSVTENTTFVNTSSSPYDLHIAACTSTQVESNGAIVSSPISITTDFDGNARYNNAGYPQCSTFTATAPDMGADEFGGVGVDAVGPTISYTALGNGTAGSNRSFPNITITDASGINNSAGTKPRCYYKKSTDANAYNGNTFFDDGWKWVEANGSSSPYDFTIDYTILNGGSVTSGDVIQYFVTAQDLASTPNIGINSGTYAGSPTSVADYANMFPLGGTINQYLISSTYSGVYTVGTNFGDNFTTLTGAGGLFAALNAGVMTGNITAVITTSLTEDGTNDLNSLSYDVSGANYTLRIVPQDATEKLISGSVANALIRFDGNDYVTIDGNNGLDAAGTKYLRFRNTNGTNPTFSFFNDSRRNTITNCYIESNNANVSTAPGTILFGTTTLSDGNDSNTISDCDIRDNSDASGTPAIAIFSSGSTSTVAQGNSDNIITGCNIFDFFLNGGTAVAAVYMNTGTTAWTITNNNIYQTTTRTTTVSSGMNIIIMTNSLGDGFNISGNNIGGSAPNCGGSPWTMNTVTASVTNFIYGIRFTAGAVTNANTISNNTIANYSLTLDNPVTAGTLYFDAMILAAGYHNITGNTIGSQSANGNITMTVNTGTVGTAFFGIDMRGALGSITNNNVGGFTMAGTNTGACIMVGINEGSTATTAINVTNNTVGGSVANSMYDSRGGTAFAQMTGIRSSQAGVGLLPNYSNNIVRNFTDIGPGTGTTSTTTGFMTGISHSGTASAQITGNQIYNMNSATQLSATIPGTTLSMCGISLTSTGLGANINYNIIYNINGTTTGTGNTGVYGTLVTSSSSTVSVLGNSIRGLTNQSTGTAPHVIGINQYWGAAGCTIANNMVTLTNGETTADNNVGKKYINTYDIKQQEINKNTNPVQQNPVIKPNVIEKKKQTGEGSGNSGNDKDGNNDNKTGLVSVNEEVINENPYKEYIGSNSDFTNGLVIYGILNDATGIQNMYYNSVYVGGSASTGTNNSYALRKASPTHNMINNLFVNARTNSGSATGKHYVVYSTSTTAGSLNANYNVYIGSNAATIGLWNTTDQTFAQWKTSLARDQQSWSTVTSDINPANLLQDITTGNLNINTANTEAWIVSGKGIAIAGQSSDFSGNSRFVSVGSGTTDIGADEFGALGMTPPSATVDNPPGDGVISTYTLWGRPVTRIAWGTGGTEYPSLDVKYFSGVNPPNVLGGNYSNSYTTVNATGNLTGATYDITYYFGDNETYTIGTPGASTILAKYGSGGTWEVFHLTQPSNNSTLTYNTSTQTFNVVVNGLFDFSSFALTDDGSALPVTMESFDISVNSRDAHLSWVTLSEINNKGFAVERRLKTEGGYTHWKELGFVNGNGTTTERHQYTFKDSKLVTGAYQYRLKQVDFSNNVEYYQPTNNSDVIIGKPGVFDISQNYPNPSNPKSKIDFAMPFDGKVSIKVYDILGKEVATLVNEFKSADFYTVEFDGSNIASGTYFYRIVAEGDNQKFTKTLKMILVK; encoded by the coding sequence ATGAAAAAGCTATTCTCTCTGTTGGCAGTTATCGCTTTAACTGCTATTTTTACTCAAACTTCTTTTTCACAGCTTAGCGGAACTTACACTATTCCCGGAAGCTATGCAACAATTTCTGCAGCTGTAACTGCACTGAATACTCAAGGAGTATCAGGACCTGTTGTATTTAATGTTGCTGCCGGGCATACTGAAACCTCAGCAAACATTACATTTACAAATACAACTCCAAATTCAACTAACACTGTAACATTCCAGAAATCAGGAGCCGGAGCTAATCCGTTAATTACGGCAGCTGCAGGGACTTCAACTACACTTGATGGAATAGTAAAGTTTGGCGGAACTGATTATGTAACTTTTGACGGTATTGATGTTACAGACCCGACAACAAATATTACAACTACGACTAAAATGGAGTGGGGCTATGCTATTCTTAAAGCATCAGCAACAGATGCTTCACAGAATATTATAATAAGAAACTGTGTAATCAATATTAATACTCATACAACAATATACACAAACACAAAAGGTATTTACACAGGCAACCATCTGACAACTTCTACTACATCATTGACAATTACAGCAGCTTCAGGTACAATCTCAAACTGTCAATTTTACAGCAATACAATTAATACAGCATATGTGGGTATTGAATTAAACGGATATAATGCAGCTTCACCATATACTCTTTATGACCAAAATAATGATATAGGAGTAGCAGGAGCAAATACAATTAATAGTTTTGGAGGCAGTTCATCTACAGGTTATGGTGTTTACGCTATTTACCAGAATGATCTGGAAGTAGAAAACAACACAATTATTGGAGGTTCACACGGAACATTTCTGCATACATCAACATTATATGGAATATTTTTATCAACGGGTGTTAACTCAAATGCAGATATTCATAATAATACTGTAACACTAACCAGCAATTCAACAACAAGTTCAACCTACGGGATAAACAATGCAATGGGCGGGACCGGAACGACAAATACGATAAACATAACCAATAATACTGTTCAGAATTGTGTTTGGAATACTGTTACAACCGGATCAATTTATTTCATTTACCAGTCTTCATCAGCATATAATGTCAATATAACCGGCAACGCAGTTGATAACTTCACTGCGGGAAACGGAACGACAACATCCACCGGCGGAATCTACGGTATATATACATTTGGCGGCAATTCAAATGCCGGAAGCCAGTGGCTACTAGGGAACAATACAGTAACGAATTTAAGCAGGTCACAATCTGTTGCAGGTACTGGTATTATGTACTGTATATATAATTCATCTTCCGGCAGAACATTTAAAGTATATAACAATACAATAAATAATAACACAAATAACTCAACTTCGAGTGTGCTAGCCGGATTGTATTTAACAGCTACATCTGCAGACAGCGTGGCAATATACAGCAACACTATACACACGTTAACAAAAGGCACAGGAACAACTTCAGGTGCTTTATATGGTATATACGCGAGCCAAAGTTCACCTGTAGCAAACACATATAACAATACAGTTTATGGTTTAAGCACTACTCCTACTACATCAACAAATGCAACATATGGCTATTACAATAACGGATCAGGTACAACAACTGAAAATCTGGTAAATAATTCATTTTACAATTTCTCGAGCAATGGAACTGGTTTAGTAATGGGTGCATTATGCCAGACAGGCGGCAGCCCCTCGAAAAATATTTCCAATAATTTAATATATAATATTACTGCCGGTACCGGTGCTGCAGGCGGTCAGGCAGCGGGTTTACAGGTCGGTTACGTGGGTACTGCAAGTATATTTAATAATAAGATATATAACCTCATAAGTTACAATGCAACAGGTTTATCTCCGGCAACATTCGGTATGGCAACTGTAACATCAGGAACAACATTTAACATATATAACAATTATATTCATGAATTAAAAGCGCCAAATGCTTCGGTAGCACTTCCCGGTACATCAATAATTGGATATATGCACAATTTCGGTGCTGCAAATTTCTTTTATAATACAATATATCTGGATGCAACAGGAACAGGGGCTGTTTTCAGTTCCGCCGCAGTATATTCAAACACAACATATAATCTTGATATGAGAAATAACATTCTCATAAATAAATCAACGCCAAACGGCACAGGAATATCTGTTGTTCATCACAGAAGTTCCACAACACTTACCAGTTACCAGACAACATCAGACAGGAATAATTTGTACGCTGGTACACCCGGGGCAAACAATCTGATATACTACGATGGTACAAACAGCGACCAGACACTTTCAGCATACAAAACAAGAGTTTCACCTAAAGACGCAAATTCGGTTACAGAGAACACAACATTTGTAAATACAAGCTCATCACCGTATGACCTGCATATTGCTGCATGTACTTCTACTCAGGTAGAAAGCAACGGCGCAATTGTTTCATCACCAATTTCTATTACAACAGATTTTGACGGTAATGCCAGGTATAATAATGCAGGTTATCCGCAGTGTTCAACATTCACAGCAACTGCACCGGATATGGGAGCTGATGAATTTGGAGGTGTTGGTGTTGACGCGGTAGGACCGACAATAAGCTATACTGCGTTAGGCAACGGCACAGCAGGTTCAAACAGGAGTTTCCCGAATATTACGATCACAGATGCCAGCGGTATAAATAATTCAGCAGGTACAAAGCCAAGATGTTATTACAAAAAGTCAACAGATGCAAACGCATATAATGGCAATACATTTTTTGATGACGGGTGGAAATGGGTAGAAGCCAATGGATCTTCGTCACCATATGACTTTACTATAGATTACACTATATTAAACGGCGGTTCAGTTACTTCAGGTGATGTGATCCAATATTTTGTAACAGCACAGGATCTTGCTTCAACGCCGAATATCGGGATAAATTCAGGAACTTATGCAGGTTCGCCAACATCAGTTGCAGATTACGCTAATATGTTCCCCTTAGGCGGCACAATAAACCAGTATTTAATTTCATCAACTTATTCAGGTGTTTATACAGTAGGTACGAATTTTGGCGATAACTTCACAACATTAACCGGCGCAGGCGGTTTGTTTGCGGCTTTAAACGCCGGTGTTATGACAGGTAATATTACCGCAGTTATAACAACAAGCTTAACTGAAGACGGAACAAATGACCTGAACTCACTGAGTTATGATGTTTCAGGCGCAAATTATACATTAAGGATAGTTCCTCAGGATGCTACCGAAAAATTAATTTCAGGCTCAGTAGCTAACGCACTTATCAGGTTTGACGGCAATGATTATGTAACAATAGACGGAAACAACGGATTAGACGCAGCAGGTACGAAATATTTAAGATTCAGAAATACGAACGGTACTAACCCGACATTTTCTTTCTTTAATGATTCCCGAAGAAATACAATTACAAACTGTTATATAGAAAGCAATAACGCGAACGTTTCGACTGCACCGGGTACCATACTTTTCGGTACAACTACGCTTTCAGACGGAAATGACAGCAATACGATCAGCGACTGTGATATCAGGGATAACAGTGACGCATCCGGTACACCTGCAATAGCAATATTTTCATCAGGTTCAACCAGTACTGTGGCTCAAGGAAACAGTGATAATATAATTACAGGATGTAACATCTTCGATTTCTTTTTAAATGGCGGTACTGCAGTTGCAGCTGTTTATATGAACACTGGTACAACTGCATGGACTATTACCAATAATAATATATATCAAACTACAACCAGGACAACTACTGTTTCATCAGGTATGAATATTATTATTATGACAAATTCACTTGGAGACGGCTTCAATATCTCAGGTAATAATATCGGAGGCTCAGCTCCAAACTGCGGCGGCTCACCTTGGACAATGAATACGGTTACTGCAAGTGTGACTAACTTTATTTACGGTATAAGATTTACTGCAGGCGCAGTAACAAACGCCAATACAATTTCAAACAATACAATTGCAAATTACAGCTTAACACTTGATAATCCTGTAACAGCGGGTACTTTATACTTTGACGCTATGATACTTGCTGCAGGTTACCATAATATTACAGGCAATACAATTGGTTCACAGTCAGCAAACGGCAACATAACGATGACTGTAAACACAGGTACTGTAGGCACGGCATTTTTCGGAATTGATATGAGGGGCGCACTTGGATCGATAACTAACAATAATGTTGGCGGATTCACAATGGCAGGTACTAATACAGGTGCTTGTATAATGGTGGGCATTAATGAAGGCTCAACAGCAACTACTGCTATAAATGTAACTAACAATACTGTAGGCGGTTCAGTGGCAAACAGCATGTATGATTCCAGAGGCGGAACAGCATTTGCACAGATGACAGGCATCAGGTCATCACAGGCAGGCGTTGGTTTGCTTCCAAATTATTCAAATAATATTGTAAGGAACTTCACTGATATTGGACCTGGTACAGGTACGACTTCAACGACTACCGGATTTATGACAGGTATTTCACACTCCGGTACAGCAAGCGCACAGATAACAGGCAACCAGATATATAACATGAACAGTGCAACACAGCTTTCTGCAACTATTCCGGGAACAACACTTTCTATGTGCGGAATTTCACTAACATCAACAGGCTTAGGAGCTAATATCAATTATAATATTATTTACAATATAAACGGAACAACTACAGGAACCGGTAATACCGGTGTATACGGAACATTGGTGACAAGCAGCTCTTCTACTGTAAGTGTTTTAGGCAACTCAATTCGCGGCTTAACTAATCAAAGCACGGGTACAGCCCCGCATGTTATAGGTATTAACCAGTATTGGGGAGCTGCCGGCTGCACAATAGCCAATAACATGGTTACATTAACCAACGGTGAAACTACTGCTGATAACAATGTTGGCAAGAAATACATTAACACTTACGATATTAAACAACAGGAAATAAATAAAAACACCAACCCTGTTCAGCAAAATCCTGTTATAAAGCCTAATGTAATAGAAAAGAAAAAACAGACAGGTGAAGGCTCAGGCAACAGCGGAAATGATAAGGATGGAAATAATGACAACAAAACAGGTTTAGTTAGTGTGAACGAAGAAGTAATCAATGAAAATCCATATAAAGAATATATAGGCTCAAATTCCGATTTCACAAACGGGCTGGTTATTTACGGAATCTTGAACGATGCAACAGGAATACAAAACATGTATTATAATTCTGTTTACGTCGGCGGATCTGCATCAACAGGTACAAATAATTCCTATGCTTTACGTAAGGCATCACCTACTCATAATATGATAAACAACCTGTTTGTGAATGCAAGAACAAACAGCGGTTCAGCTACCGGGAAACATTACGTTGTTTATTCAACAAGCACAACAGCCGGCTCACTGAATGCCAACTACAATGTATATATAGGATCTAACGCTGCCACGATCGGCTTGTGGAACACAACAGACCAGACATTTGCTCAGTGGAAAACATCACTTGCAAGAGACCAGCAGTCATGGAGCACAGTCACATCAGATATTAATCCCGCAAACCTTTTACAGGATATAACTACAGGTAATTTGAATATTAATACGGCGAATACCGAAGCATGGATTGTATCAGGCAAAGGAATAGCAATAGCAGGGCAATCATCTGATTTTAGCGGGAACAGCAGGTTTGTTTCTGTTGGAAGCGGTACAACAGATATTGGAGCGGATGAATTCGGGGCTCTTGGAATGACACCGCCTTCTGCAACTGTTGATAATCCTCCCGGAGACGGAGTAATTTCAACATACACATTATGGGGCAGACCAGTTACAAGAATTGCCTGGGGTACCGGCGGCACTGAATACCCATCACTTGATGTTAAGTATTTTTCCGGCGTGAATCCTCCAAATGTACTGGGCGGAAATTATTCCAATTCATATACAACAGTAAATGCTACGGGTAATTTAACCGGCGCTACATATGATATTACATATTATTTTGGCGATAATGAAACTTATACAATAGGAACTCCGGGAGCAAGCACAATCCTTGCAAAATATGGCAGCGGAGGGACATGGGAAGTATTTCATTTAACACAGCCTTCTAATAATTCAACTTTAACATACAATACATCAACCCAGACTTTTAATGTAGTTGTAAACGGATTGTTTGATTTTTCATCTTTTGCTTTAACAGATGACGGTTCAGCATTACCTGTGACTATGGAATCATTTGATATCTCTGTTAACAGCAGGGATGCACACCTGAGCTGGGTAACATTAAGTGAGATCAACAATAAAGGCTTTGCTGTTGAGCGCAGGCTGAAAACAGAAGGCGGATACACTCACTGGAAAGAGCTTGGATTCGTCAACGGTAACGGAACAACTACAGAGCGTCATCAATATACATTTAAAGATTCAAAACTAGTTACGGGTGCATACCAATACAGGCTAAAACAGGTTGATTTCAGCAATAATGTTGAATATTACCAGCCGACAAATAACAGCGATGTTATAATCGGCAAACCCGGAGTATTCGATATCAGCCAGAACTACCCGAATCCTTCAAACCCGAAATCAAAAATAGATTTCGCAATGCCGTTTGACGGTAAGGTAAGCATAAAAGTATATGATATACTCGGTAAAGAAGTAGCAACACTGGTAAATGAATTTAAATCAGCTGATTTCTATACCGTTGAATTTGACGGCTCAAATATCGCCAGCGGAACATATTTCTACAGAATTGTTGCTGAAGGCGATAACCAGAAATTCACAAAGACACTGAAGATGATTTTAGTCAAGTAA
- a CDS encoding T9SS type A sorting domain-containing protein has protein sequence MRTLNLIFKTTMFFLAFVTTQLLIAQNTFRCLEFSTPEIGITVGDNGMMMKTEDGGQTWFEIQSNTVQNLWKTSAVDGDTIVVVGNGGTILKSSDAGTTWQPMQSGTTTDLFGVYAREDGTGFAVGRNGSIFKSTDHGSNWEVVIQNHGNDLRAISMYADNGVIVGDKNHIFFTTDAGATWNAPNTVLPFELSFRFVRVIDHTTVFATSTVGDIIKSIDGGNSWNIVYSNSAHDALYRVNFVRGNIVCVGDNGKIIISQDMGETWLEINSGISTDLYCLNFADDLTGYAAGENGVMLKTVDGGFSWEVINYTLHKLDEPKTSHYENMVTNNFKLEQNYPNPFNPETKINFYLPVNGNTSLKVYDISGREITTIINGFRLAGNYSVTFNANKLAAGIYLYSLYVRSEYGNYSKTNKMILVK, from the coding sequence ATGAGAACTCTTAACTTAATATTTAAAACAACCATGTTTTTTTTAGCATTTGTAACAACACAGTTACTTATTGCACAAAACACATTTAGATGTCTGGAATTCAGTACCCCAGAAATCGGAATAACAGTGGGTGATAACGGTATGATGATGAAGACCGAAGATGGTGGACAGACATGGTTTGAGATTCAATCAAACACAGTGCAAAATCTTTGGAAAACAAGCGCTGTTGATGGAGATACCATAGTTGTAGTCGGCAACGGCGGTACTATTTTAAAAAGTTCCGATGCGGGAACTACATGGCAACCCATGCAGAGTGGCACAACTACTGATCTTTTCGGTGTTTACGCAAGGGAAGACGGTACAGGTTTTGCCGTTGGCAGAAACGGCTCTATTTTCAAATCAACAGACCACGGTTCCAACTGGGAAGTTGTTATACAGAATCACGGTAATGACCTTAGGGCTATTTCAATGTATGCTGATAATGGGGTGATTGTTGGTGATAAAAATCACATATTTTTCACAACAGATGCGGGCGCAACATGGAATGCACCAAATACTGTTTTACCGTTTGAATTAAGTTTCAGGTTTGTAAGAGTTATTGACCACACCACTGTTTTTGCAACTTCTACAGTAGGAGATATTATTAAAAGTATAGACGGCGGTAACTCATGGAACATTGTATATTCCAATTCAGCACATGACGCTTTATATCGAGTTAATTTTGTACGCGGGAATATAGTTTGCGTTGGTGATAATGGCAAAATAATCATTTCACAAGATATGGGTGAGACTTGGCTAGAAATCAACTCTGGCATTAGCACAGATCTTTATTGTCTGAATTTTGCAGATGATTTAACAGGTTACGCTGCCGGAGAAAACGGTGTAATGCTTAAAACAGTTGATGGGGGTTTTAGCTGGGAAGTTATAAACTACACACTTCACAAATTAGATGAGCCTAAAACCAGCCACTATGAAAATATGGTAACGAATAATTTTAAACTTGAACAAAACTATCCTAATCCATTTAACCCTGAAACAAAGATTAACTTTTACTTACCTGTAAATGGGAATACAAGTTTAAAAGTCTATGATATTTCAGGAAGAGAAATTACAACAATAATAAATGGTTTCAGGTTAGCAGGTAATTATTCTGTTACTTTTAACGCAAATAAACTTGCCGCAGGAATCTACTTATACTCATTATACGTTAGGTCAGAATATGGAAACTACAGTAAAACAAATAAAATGATATTAGTAAAATGA